A region of Argentina anserina chromosome 5, drPotAnse1.1, whole genome shotgun sequence DNA encodes the following proteins:
- the LOC126794241 gene encoding uncharacterized protein LOC126794241: MALTNFILTVAGVSAVVLLLRSDVKQSATIFRRNVKHIRKWLEEESKAVPKELETKVPPKDIPKEDKH; encoded by the exons ATGGCTCTGACAAATTTCATACTGACAGTGGCTGGTGTAAGTGCTGTAGTGCTTTTATTGAGGAGTGATGTAAAACAGTCAGCTACCATCTTCAGGCGGAATGTCAAACATATCCGCAAGTGGCTTGAGGAAGAATCCAA GGCGGTCCCGAAGGAACTGGAAACTAAGGTTCCACCAAAAGATATTCCCAAGGAGGACAAGCACTAG
- the LOC126794240 gene encoding uncharacterized protein LOC126794240 gives MALVVEDRRAGAEIVHGAEECYQQSIDLLEELGFPKGVLPLQDLVECGRVKETGFVWMKQKAPYEHFFTGSNTRVSYATEVTAYVEKGRMKKMTGIKSKQVFLWVPITEMIMEEPSTKKITFKTPMGIGKTFPVTAFMTEEEKQKFLENGNE, from the coding sequence ATGGCTCTAGTTGTGGAAGACAGGCGTGCAGGTGCTGAGATTGTGCATGGAGCTGAAGAGTGTTACCAACAGTCCATTGATCTCTTGGAAGAGCTGGGATTTCCTAAAGGGGTTCTTCCCCTGCAAGACCTGGTGGAGTGTGGTAGGGTGAAGGAGACTGGGTTTGTGTGGATGAAGCAGAAGGCGCCATACGAGCACTTCTTTACTGGGTCCAACACGCGTGTGAGCTACGCGACGGAGGTGACTGCGTATGTGGAGAAAGGcaggatgaagaagatgactgGGATCAAGAGCAAGCAGGTATTTCTTTGGGTGCCGATCACTGAGATGATCATGGAAGAGCCATCAACCAAGAAGATCACTTTCAAGACTCCGATGGGGATCGGGAAGACTTTTCCGGTCACTGCTTTCATGACTGAGGAGGAGAAGCAGAAGTTTCTGGAGAATGGTAACGAGTGA